From a region of the Carbonactinospora thermoautotrophica genome:
- a CDS encoding EndoU domain-containing protein encodes MYRGEVWGRLAPGHPWIKKRNISTFLPDDWTRDQVEHAIQRAWENAEIVDESQRMWRGHYRGLVFEGYYDADENATTAYVRRSRRGS; translated from the coding sequence ATCTATCGGGGCGAGGTCTGGGGCCGTCTGGCGCCAGGCCATCCGTGGATCAAGAAGCGCAACATCAGCACGTTCCTGCCCGACGACTGGACCCGCGACCAGGTCGAACACGCCATACAGCGAGCGTGGGAGAACGCGGAGATCGTAGACGAGTCTCAGCGTATGTGGCGAGGCCATTACCGAGGACTCGTATTCGAGGGTTACTACGATGCGGATGAAAACGCCACGACCGCGTACGTCAGGCGCAGCCGTCGTGGCAGCTGA